The Chiloscyllium plagiosum isolate BGI_BamShark_2017 chromosome 20, ASM401019v2, whole genome shotgun sequence genome has a window encoding:
- the LOC122560333 gene encoding CMP-N-acetylneuraminate-beta-galactosamide-alpha-2,3-sialyltransferase 2-like isoform X3: protein MAYNSRKFCKRIKVFLVICCFVLPLYFIYSHSLVKEGALCANKACSCESCVSDRGISHWFDVRFNSSIQPQLTSSNEKIPQDILLWWLGLQSRHPRMRMMYSRLFETMPKFNSVENSRSCHCRRCAIVGNSGNLKGSSYGQLIDSQDYVIRMNRAVTKGYELDVGKKTTHHFMYPESAKDLGANVHLVLVPFKPLDLLWLDNVLLNRNFFLSSSFIQSSSSMSMTNGLSIMGSTHPLGCWLLSLGFTSVISYRYLAMVGTGKATGTTIGKIIG, encoded by the exons ATGGCCTATAATTCaaggaagttttgcaaaaggatAAAAGTTTTCCTTGTGATCTGTTGTTTTGTACTTCCGTTATACTTTATCTACAGTCACAGTCTGGTAAAGGAAGGAGCTCTGTGTGCAAACAAAGCCTGTAGCTGTGAGAGCTGTGTTTCAGACCGAGGTATCTCCCATTGGTTTGACGTGCGGTTTAACTCAAGTATTCAGCCACAATTGACCAGCAGCAATGAAAAGATCCCTCAGGACATCCTCCTGTGGTGGTTG GGGTTACAGTCTCGGCACCCAAGGATGAGGATGATGTACAGCAGACTTTTCGAGACTATGCCGAAGTTTAATTCTGTAGAGAATAGCCGGTCCTGTCATTGTCGGAGATGTGCCAttgttggaaattctgggaatCTCAAAGGATCAAGCTATGGGCAGTTGATTGACTCTCAGGACTATGTAATAAG AATGAACAGGGCAGTGACCAAGGGATATGAGTTGGATGTGGGCAAGAAAACCACCCACCACTTCATGTACCCAGAGAGTGCAAAGGACCTGGGAGCCAATGTTCATCTGGTACTGGTCCCATTTAAACCTCTGGACCTGCTGTGGTTAGACAATGTCCTGCTGAACAGAAACTTCTTTCT GTCATCATCTTTCATCCAGTCTTCTTCAAGTATGTCCATGACAAATGGACTGAGCATTATGGGAAGTACCCATCCACTGGGATGCTGGCTCTTATCTTTGGGCTTCACATCTGTGATCAG CTATCGGTATTTGGCTATGGTTGGGACAGGCAAGGCAACTGGCACCACTATTGGGAA